A single window of Vigna unguiculata cultivar IT97K-499-35 chromosome 1, ASM411807v1, whole genome shotgun sequence DNA harbors:
- the LOC114178566 gene encoding 5'-adenylylsulfate reductase-like 5, translating to MATSLLFFITCFSLLPYSYSSPSLPFASFLYDLQSQCSLTVFPNPPLQVDGNFIEGVLYTRKRVGYVSVLFYASWCPFSHRILPEFEILSSMFPHVEHVALEQSLALPSLYSKNGIHSLPAILLVNQTSRVRYHGPKNLDSLIEFYSRNTGFEARDKVVVVGQLSNLMSDEHSTIKGFSLGEISRREPYLALSILFLCLRIILSVFPTVMSHLKAFWSSYVNHLSFQKLGQVMERVLHVMDLKRIWTKLELCKSRSFHERARSARVLASSLTSVSLGDSSAM from the exons ATGGCCACTTCACTTCTTTTCTTCATCACTTGTTTCTCTCTTCTGCCATACTCTTATTCCTCTCCTTCTCTACCTTTTGCTTCCTTTCTCTATGATCTTCAATCACAATGCTCCCTCACCGTCTTCCCTAATCCTCCTCTTCAG GTGGATGGGAACTTCATAGAAGGGGTTTTGTATACCAGAAAGAGGGTTGGATACGTTTCTGTGCTCTTCTATGCTTCCTGGTGTCCTTTTTCTCACAGAATACTTcctgaatttgaaattcttagCTCTATGTTTCCTCATGTAGAACATGTAGCACTTGAGCAGTCATTGGCTTTGCCAAG CTTGTATTCAAAAAATGGAATCCATAGCTTACCTGCAATATTACTGGTGAACCAGACATCTAGAGTGAGATATCATGGTCCAAAGAATCTTGACTCCCTTATAGAATTTTATTCGAGAAACACAG GATTTGAAGCCAGGGAcaaggttgttgttgttggtcaACTAAGCAACTTGATGAGTGATGAACATTCAACTATAAAGGGCTTTTCCCTTGGAGAGATTTCAAGAAGGGAACCTTACTTGGCATTATCAATATTGTTTCTATGTCTGAGAATTATTCTCTCTGTATTTCCCACGGTTATGTCTCATCTCAAAGCATTTTGGTCATCCTATGTTAATCATCTGAGCTTTCAAAAGCTTGGCCAAGTGATGGAACGTGTTCTTCATGTAATGGATTTGAAGAGGATTTGGACCAAGCTAGAACTCTGCAAGAGCAGGAGCTTTCATGAGAGGGCAAGGAGTGCCAGAGTTTTGGCCTCATCTCTGACTTCTGTTTCCCTTGGTGATTCATCAGCTATGTGA
- the LOC114162265 gene encoding uncharacterized protein LOC114162265 has translation MDTNDWVVLSDDSLFDVNEDCVEKQVFLGKRNLNSKSVFDVDDYYFCTSPKFKKTSEDSRNFHPMVPKESVHIPIRLESRIGEAPDEGLVEETAKEHVEVTLVPSSPIAATEKIKGVVVEADQDTVPHLLSKIREIESPKSLGMGLFLKPEMGGLKFEEIGREAQEMMVSPRMKIDRDLTVMESSKEVEDCGDGFNFWKWSLNGVGAICSFGVAAATICVLIFGNNQRNKFHQDQKIRFQIYTDDKRIKQMVEHATKLNEAALSAMSGVPLCKARITCGGFYDAL, from the exons ATGGACACCAATGACTGGGTAGTTCTTTCTGATGACAGTCTTTTTGATGTCAATGAAGATTGTGTTGAGAAACAAGTGTTTTTGGGGAAAAGAAACTTGAATTCAAAAAGTGTTTTTGATGTGGATGACTATTACTTCTGCACCTCGCCAAAATTCAAGAAAACCTCtgaggattcaaggaatttTCATCCGATGGTTCCCAAAGAGTCCGTCCATATTCCAATTCGATTGGAATCAAGAATTGGGGAGGCCCCAGATGAAGGATTAGTGGAAGAAACCGCAAAGGAACATGTTGAGGTCACTCTTGTGCCATCATCACCTATTGCTGCCACTGAGAAAATCAAAGGAGTGGTTGTGGAAGCTGATCAAGACACTGTGCCACATCTTTTGTCCAAGATCAGGGAAATTGAATCCCCAAAGTCCCTTGGTATGGGATTGTTCCTTAAACCTGAGATGGGTGGTTTGAAATTTGAGGAGATAGGTAGGGAGGCACAGGAGATGATGGTCTCCCCCAGAATGAAGATTGATAGAGATTTGACTGTTATGGAGTCTAGCAAAGAAGTGGAGGACTGTGGTGATGGTTTTAACTTTTGGAAGTGGAGCTTGAATGGTGTTGGAGCTATCTGTTCATTTGGGGTTGCTGCTGCCACAATCTGTGTTCTGATCTTTGGCAACAACCAAAGGAACAAGTTCCACCAGGATCAGAAGATTCGGTTCCAGATCTACACTGATGACAAG AGGATTAAGCAGATGGTTGAGCATGCAACCAAGTTGAATGAAGCAGCATTATCAGCCATGAGTGGTGTTCCTCTGTGCAAAGCTCGCATAACTTGTGGTGGTTTTTATGATGCTCTTTGA